Proteins co-encoded in one Arachis hypogaea cultivar Tifrunner chromosome 11, arahy.Tifrunner.gnm2.J5K5, whole genome shotgun sequence genomic window:
- the LOC112719827 gene encoding protein ROOT PRIMORDIUM DEFECTIVE 1: protein MGIHIMKILIKHKHSFGFSISIRSKTTSAKYVASRVRDPTFEKLMDKYKSLFKVIAIQDLILTNPRNPSVSIDFLSRLSQKLHLNRGATSFLRKFPHIFQIYYDPSKLLPFCRLTDAALDVSKQEENAINASLPMVADRLVRILSMSASKTVPLRAIFKVWRELGLPDNFEDSVISANPSVFQLCDAHEPNTHLLKLVEGVRRNGFRAAIEDWRVVECCKEDCNVRTELQFSFKHGYPPGMKLGKNFKAKVKEWQSSPYVGPYEVVVGEKKKSKAALMAMEKRAVSIVHEFLSLTVEKMVEVEKISQFRKWFGIDFNIRDLFLDHPGIFYLSTKGKRHTVFLREAYERGCLIEPNPVYDARRRLLDLVAMGRRCRSAINSNLQDGSSSSDNDGIEAEETQQRHGSLSS, encoded by the coding sequence ATGGGAATCCATATTATGAAGATTTTGATCAAACACAAACACTCATTTGGTTTCTCAATCTCCATTCGATCGAAAACTACGTCGGCTAAGTATGTCGCCTCGAGAGTTCGAGACCCTACATTTGAGAAGCTCATGGACAAGTACAAGAGCCTCTTCAAAGTCATTGCCATTCAAGATCTCATCCTCACAAATCCCAGGAATCCGTCCGTGTCCATTGACTTTCTCTCCAGGCTCTCCCAGAAACTCCATCTCAACCGCGGTGCCACTTCCTTCCTCCGCAAGTTTCCTCACATCTTCCAAATTTATTATGACCCCTCCAAATTGCTGCCTTTTTGCAGGCTCACAGATGCTGCTCTTGATGTTTCCAAGCAGGAAGAGAATGCCATTAATGCTTCTTTGCCAATGGTGGCTGATCGATTGGTCCGGATATTGTCCATGTCTGCGTCCAAAACAGTTCCCCTTCGAGCAATTTTCAAGGTCTGGAGGGAGCTTGGGCTGCCTGATAATTTCGAGGACTCAGTTATATCTGCAAATCCTAGTGTTTTCCAGCTGTGTGATGCCCATGAACCTAACACTCATTTGTTGAAGCTGGTTGAAGGTGTTCGTCGAAATGGTTTTAGAGCAGCCATTGAAGATTGGAGGGTTGTTGAGTGCTGCAAGGAGGATTGCAATGTCAGGACAGAATTGCAGTTCAGTTTTAAGCATGGGTATCCTCCAGGGATGAAACTTGGCAAGAACTTCAAGGCCAAGGTGAAAGAATGGCAGAGTTCACCGTACGTTGGGCCCTATGAGGTGGTTGTTGGGGAGAAAAAGAAGTCTAAGGCAGCATTGATGGCCATGGAGAAACGAGCAGTGTCGATTGTTCACGAGTTCCTGAGTTTAACCGTGGAGAAGATGGTAGAAGTTGAAAAGATCAGCCAATTCAGAAAATGGTTTGGGATTGACTTCAACATAAGAGACCTGTTCTTGGATCATCCAGGGATCTTCTATCTATCAACAAAGGGGAAACGCCACACTGTTTTCTTGAGGGAAGCATATGAACGAGGTTGTTTGATTGAACCAAATCCTGTATATGATGCAAGGAGAAGGCTTCTTGATCTTGTTGCTATGGGACGTCGTTGTCGTTCTGCTATTAATTCAAATTTGCAGGATGGAAGCAGCAGCAGCGACAATGATGGCATTGAAGCAGAAGAAACCCAACAAAGGCATGGCTCATTATCTTCTTGA